A single region of the Silene latifolia isolate original U9 population chromosome 8, ASM4854445v1, whole genome shotgun sequence genome encodes:
- the LOC141597158 gene encoding transcription factor MYB1-like, which translates to MGRSPCCVKEGLNKGAWTEMEDNILIEYIKVHGEGRWRNLPKRAGLKRCGKSCRLRWLNYLRPDIKRGNITPDEEELIVRLHKLLGNRWSLIAGRLPGRTDNEIKNYWNTNLSKRLNQQQHYNQAPSNLVKSPQIKKPRSCPKKKSSQATSEPKSTTPQTESNVVRTKAVRCTKVFINPQPLPRNDNANNNVINYNMVTPPSSRDSSGDSSTRFDDQEHDMPSDLLLDTFTNMGEFHLVSDLLNSDFSDGFYLSNDSNTTNVHDLSPTSPDHDFVFTQELLEDWLGDEQAIDFGYRQIP; encoded by the exons ATGGGAAGGAGTCCTTGTTGTGTCAAAGAAGGGTTGAACAAGGGAgcttggaccgaaatggaggatAACATTTTGATCGAGTATATCAAGGTTCATGGCGAAGGAAGATGGAGAAATCTCCCTAAGAGGGCAG GATTGAAAAGGTGTGGGAAGAGTTGTAGATTGCGTTGGTTGAATTATCTTAGGCCAGATATCAAGAGAGGCAATATAACACCCGATGAGGAAGAACTCATTGTTAGGCTCCATAAGCTTCTAGGAAACAG GTGGTCGTTGATAGCGGGAAGGCTGCCGGGACGAACTGACAACGAGATTAAGAATTACTGGAATACTAATTTGAGCAAACGATTGAACCAACAACAACATTATAATCAAGCACCAAGTAACCTTGTCAAGTCACCCCAAATCAAAAAACCGCGAAGTTGTCCTAAGAAGAAGAGTTCACAAGCCACATCCGAACCCAAATCAACCACACCACAAACCGAATCCAATGTGGTTAGAACCAAGGCGGTCCGGTGCACCAAAGTTTTCATTAACCCACAACCCCTACCAAGAAATGATAATGCTAACAATAATGTCATTAATTATAATATGGTTACACCACCAAGCTCAAGGGATTCAAGTGGTGATTCTTCAACTAGGTTTGATGATCAAGAACATGACATGCCATCCGATCTACTACTCGACACTTTTACAAACATGGGTGAATTCCATCTAGTATCCGACCTTCTAAATTCGGATTTTTCGGATGGTTTTTACCTTAGTAATGACTCTAATACTACAAATGTCCATGATCTATCACCTACTTCTCCTGATCATGACTTTGTTTTCACTCAAGAGTTGCTAGAGGATTGGCTTGGAGATGAACAAGCTATTGACTTTGGGTATAGACAAATTCCTTAG